A genomic region of Colletotrichum destructivum chromosome 5, complete sequence contains the following coding sequences:
- a CDS encoding Putative chloroperoxidase → MRLTVLTLAILAAPALAQDAQHVWQAPGSNDRRSPCPLLNSLANHGYLPRNGQNISVDALIEGMHAGLNLREDAKLFFRLQGNKAVGASSTGDKTTFHLNDLNKHDLIEHDASLSRADIYFGDNWSFNQTIFDETKSYWPSATISISDAAKALAARQKSAEAINPEFNLPLDGHTNSLGQTAMYLGLFGDYDDGNANRAWVEYFFENERLPFELGWQRRSDNDKIPATGILALTTKVAVHYLAVKIGL, encoded by the exons ATGCGCCTCACTGTATTAACTCTCGCCATCCTTGCTGCTCCGGCGCTCGCCCAGGATGCTCAACACGTGTGGCAGGCTCCTGGAAGCAATGATC GTCGATCTCCGTGCCCCCTCTTGAACAGTCTCGCCAACCACGGCTACCTCCCACGAAACGGCCAAAACAtctccgtcgacgccctgATCGAGGGCATGCACGCCGGCCTCAACCTGCGCGAGGACGCCaagctcttcttccgccTGCAGGGCAACAAGGCCGTCggggcctcgtcgacgggggaCAAGACGACGTTCCACCTCAACGACCTCAACAAGCACGACCTCATCGAGCACGACGCCTCCCTCAGCCGGGCGGACATCTACTTTGGCGACAACTGGTCCTTCAACCAGACCATCTTCGACGAGACGAAGTCGTACTGGCCCTCGGCCACCATCTCCATcagcgacgccgccaaggcgCTCGCCGCGCGGCAGAAGAGCGCCGAGGCGATCAACCCGGAGTTCAACCTGCCTCTCGACGGGCACACCAACTCGCTGGGCCAGACGGCCATGTACCTCGGCTTGTTTGGGgactacgacgacggcaacgcgAACCGGGCTTGGGTCGAGTACTTCTTTG AGAACGAACGACTGCCGTTTGAGCTCGGCTGGCAGAGGCGGTCGGACAACGACAAGATCCCGGCCACGGGGATCCTGGCCTTGACGACCAAGGTGGCCGTTCACTACCTCGCGGTCAAGATTGGACTCTGA